One segment of Plasmodium vivax chromosome 14, whole genome shotgun sequence DNA contains the following:
- a CDS encoding 3',5'-cyclic-nucleotide phosphodiesterase, putative (encoded by transcript PVX_122885A): protein MENPDKSEEEGKNIPPRDNGKSEEDNKNEFTNDISADEKKNGSPNVSKNKVIVTRKSFFTNVLTSTRGGNNEVDAELVDSVREKKSVLKDLSPNESLSRGRIRKKNSNLKNLDHLDGLHNFGRPNSPGDMELKESSIEKKATDRQGNSLSDVDVVSETNNSINAYTDKGTENNNQNDMSNENSSIHWSTSNLNTDSNSDFSNVEVKILSAKEEDDTKMVEDNFGSTSCKKKKKSGANEYGKLLSNVKDKKLKEKNINDNVGKEKKGNFFSNAMRSVSLLKNVEDDHLANVKMGKNRDNKTFMMYGIKRESTYDNSTKRISILKNYAGVNRNKNASSHSNAFFYSSSKSCGHIKLSSGNIKVKNDRNNLGANKNMRNAFENFFCEIWKRNMTIKKEFCTSNSKNGLSPFKSNFTDNYLNQSNDNELMTQIPLKFKDETIETLYVLNLNNWISSRMIIIGMIMLILCFFIWLLFSWSFKSSAWEKDSYIVMLFHLLMILNTIILLFFIIVGLTELSKYAEVISYVLFGIMVGIWGLWNIATSLTLNDNLTSKVIPSLSSAVETIYALTYIYGLLPLVIMDVFFPSRTKYNWFMHLLFIVLNSTSIILVGARNPEFVPSVFVVFRVIAYTTLCLFLYIGCYTSELQIRYVFYNLLITGYKLDKVESAMNKNNSRNNKKISTAIEDLVLMIKECTKVILELENETDINFNVHSKTSYCTNILEQCLSTLTKTDNLYNVDYDVFDKFENKKFIEAYVSKSKSNFFGDQDEGVDFKLNKSFSTNDFICVDKVDIDKKEIKKFLKEIDIPHVTNMIQLIDNKSLSEWDFNCLNYFENSKYPFFDINLSLMFTIEHDIPMNSIINFLSFVEKQYNNVPYHNTIHATMVTQKFFCLSKKLGIYDHMEYKIKLVMFISGICHDVGHPGYNNLFFVNSLHPLSIIYNDISVLENYHASITFKILQLNQCNLLKSFSEKDFRLIRSYIIELILSTDMKYHFEIISKFRIRRENEDFDYVKNNDDLLVLIKMIIKSADISHGSVKWNEHYKWCQRVLCEFYSQGDEELKNKMPLSPLCDRTKHNEVCQSQITFLKFVVMPLFEELTYIDDIKFVKNFCLKRLHSNCLMWEKLMKEEKAIKVYDPTSVKRKEKNKKKIDKRKKSYIDLTLFFIKNISE, encoded by the exons ATGGAAAATCCAGACAAGTCTGAAGAAGAGGGTAAAAATATCCCCCCGCGTGATAACGGCAAGAGTGAGGAGGAtaacaaaaatgagtttACAAATGACATTTCCGcggatgaaaagaaaaatggctCCCCCAACGTGAGCAAGAACAAAGTAATAGTTACTAGGAAGAgcttttttacaaatgtgCTAACATCTACGAGGGGCGGCAATAACGAAGTGGACGCGGAGCTTGTGGACAgcgtgagggaaaaaaagagcgtACTGAAAGACCTAAGCCCAAATGAGAGCCTTTCCAGGGGAAGaataaggaagaaaaacagcaACTTGAAAAATCTGGACCACTTGGATGGCCTCCACAATTTTGGCAGGCCCAACTCCCCCGGTGACATGGAGTTAAAAGAATCGTCCATAGAAAAGAAGGCCACGGACAGACAGGGCAACAGCCTAAGCGACGTGGACGTGGTGTCCGAAACGAACAACTCGATAAATGCCTACACGGATAAGGGAACGGAAAACAACAACCAAAATGATATGAGCAATGAAAACAGCTCAATCCACTGGTCCACCAGCAACTTAAACACTGATAGTAATTCGGACTTCTCAAATGTGGAAGTGAAGATCCTAAGTGctaaagaagaagatgacaCCAAAATGGTAGAGGACAATTTTGGAAGCACAtcttgtaaaaaaaaaaaaaaaagtggagctAATGAATATGGAAAATTACTGAGTAATGtgaaggataaaaaattgaaagaaaaaaatataaatgacaATGTagggaaagagaaaaagggtAACTTCTTTTCCAACGCGATGAGGTCTGTAAGTTTgctaaaaaatgtggaagatGACCATTTGGcgaatgtaaaaatggggaaaaatcgAGACAATAAAACTTTCATGATGTATGGAATTAAGAGAGAAAGTACCTATGACAATAGTACCAAACGGATTAGCATACTTAAGAACTATGCTGGTGTGAACAGAAACAAGAACGCCTCTTCCCATTCGAATGCTTTTTTCTACTCTTCGAGCAAATCCTGTGGACATATTAAACTATCCAGTGGAAAtataaaagtgaaaaatgacaGAAATAATTTAggggcaaataaaaatatgaggAACGCCTTTGAAAATTTCTTTTGCGAAATATGGAAAAGAAATATGaccataaaaaaggagttttGCACTTCGAATAGTAAAAATGGATTGAGTCCTTTTAAAAGTAACTTCACCGATAATTACCTAAACCAGTCTAATGATAATGAGCTGATGACACAGATACCTCTGAAATTTAAAGACGAAACTATAGAAACGTTATATGTgctaaatttaaataattggaTTTCCTCACGGATGATCATAATTGGAATGATCATGTTAATTTTGTGCTTTTTCATATGGCTGCTCTTTTCATGGTCCTTCAAATCAAGTGCGTGGGAGAAGGACAGTTATATTGTCATGCTATTTCATTTGCTGATGATTTTAAATACCATCATTTTGCTATTCTTTATAATTGTTGGCTTAACCGAATTGAGCAAATACGCAGAGGTAATATCTTACGTCCTCTTCGGCATTATGGTCGGAATATGGGGCTTATGGAACATTGCAACCAGTCTAACTTTAAATGATAACCTCACATCGAAAGTGATACCTTCCTTATCTTCTGCCGTTGAAACGATATATGCCCTGACCTACATTTATGGCTTGCTCCCGCTGGTCATCATGGatgtatttttcccctccag GACGAAATACAACTGGTTCATGCACCTGCTATTCATCGTCCTAAATTCCACAAGCATAATATTGGTCGGAGCGAGGAACCCTGAATTCGTGCCGTCCGTCTTTGT GGTCTTCCGCGTCATCGCGTACACAACGCTGTGCTTGTTTCTGTACATCGGCTGCTACACGTCGGAGCTGCAAATCCGTTACGTGTTCTACAACTTATTG ATAACCGGCTACAAACTGGACAAGGTGGAGTCGGCCATGAACAAGAACAACAGCaggaataataaaaaaatttccacgGCGATTGAGGATTTGGTCCTGATGATAAAGGAG tGCACGAAAGTCATCCTAGAGTTGGAAAATGAAACGGACATAAATTTCAATGTGCATAGCAAGACCTCGTACTGCACAAATATCCTGGAGCAGTGCTTGTCTACTTTGACCAAAACGGATAACTTGTACAACGTGGACTACGACGTTTTCGATAAGTTCGAG aaCAAAAAGTTCATAGAGGCATACGTGAGCAAAAGCAAGAGCAACTTCTTCGGGGACCAGGATGAAGGGGTGGACTTCAAACTGAACAAGTCCTTTTCCACCAACGATTTTATATGCGTGGACAAAGTAGATATAGACAAGAAGGAGATAAAAAAGTTTCTAAAAGAAATAGACATCCCGCATGTCACCAATATGATTCAGCTGATTGATAACAAGTCTCTTTCCGAGTGGGACTTCAACTGtttgaattattttgaaaattccaAGTACCCCTTTTTCGACATCAACCTCTCTTTGATGTTCACCATCGAGCACGACATTCCGATGAACTCGATCATAAACTTTTTGTCATTCGTGGAGAAGCAGTACAACAACGTGCCCTACCACAACACCATTCACGCGACCATG GTGACGCAGAAATTTTTCTGCTTAAGCAAAAAGCTGGGAATATACGACCACATGGAGTACAAGATAAAGCTGGTGATGTTCATCTCGGGCATCTGTCATGACGTGGGCCATCCCGGCTACAACAACTTATTCTTCGTGAATAGCCTCCACCCCTTGAgcattatttataatgaCATTAGTGTGTTGGAAAATTACCACGCGTCTATAACATTCAAGATTCTGCAGCTAAACCAGTGCAACCTTTTGAAATCTTTCTCGGAAAAG GATTTCCGACTGATACGGTCCTACATCATCGAGCTCATTTTGAGCACCGACATGAAGTATCACtttgaaataatttccaAATTTCGCATAAGGCGAGAAAATGAAGATTTCGATTACGTAAAGAATAATGACGATTTGTTGGtgctaataaaaatgattataaaaagCGCAGACATCTCGCATGGATCGGTCAAGTGGAACGAACACTACAAGTGGTGCCAGCGAGTGTTGTGTGAGTTCTACTCCCAGGGAgatgaagaattaaaaaataaaatgcccCTATCCCCTTTATGTGATAGAACCAAGCACAATGAAGTCTGCCAATCGCAAATTACGTTTCTGAAGTTTGTCGTCATGCCTCTGTTCGAGGAGCTGACCTACATCGATGACATCAAATTTGTGAA GAATTTCTGCCTAAAGAGACTGCACAGCAACTGCCTCATGTGGGAAAAACTtatgaaggaagaaaaagcaatCAAGGTTTACGACCCAACGTCCGTGAagcggaaggaaaaaaacaaaaaaaaaattgacaaacgGAAGAAGAGCTACATCGATTTgacgttattttttataaaaaatatttccgaATGA
- a CDS encoding 3',5'-cyclic-nucleotide phosphodiesterase, putative (encoded by transcript PVX_122890A), producing MIDDGKEKYNKNEAIKKAFSLFSFPSSEEEKVINFWPLKFKNKEEELTYIVKLCDNIEKKKFVSLISHLSSLLLMYSICLVVGKINDLFAILKWTFAFLHIFAAVNVVLTLMLHHTHYVERFKTIRAKIFISYTISVLILWCSWLFILFNDVKDHLPTVVNVNNFLYATYTHNKINMVLCFYAYLPVLYLITIIPCRICYSCVFDVLFFVMKVAIYSVYYIITMKNYVLTDNIFMIASSLVGSIFIFVIRYIIEIQRRLAFNNWNKQTKQIIKLKINLKEEKDRSSVTNIEEIYDIINESIGNYYDSNAPSKEKDHAIVNNLKKILNILKEDNLFSPDLRTINKKNYNHIYGYMMDIKKNKQRSDVKAEPKEQDNEHHTEEGANEGVEDGREESETESLVESMSDVGKKQEPDLLSKKSLKKEEIKLDQGDFDINVGSGDVAARICNTKFLNRDTPNGDIFTQLGMSLLTKCYTVNRNVPNETLRSLLCEMKEGYNNVPYHNCIHAAMVAEQCNILVNNLDTANILRDNEMAAFLLAALGHDIGHFGRTNLFLKNSSNFLSVIYNDKSILENYHCSYLFHILFKEQNNIFKNESAKTVLNLRQEIIQVILATDMSKHIKILAQFRIKSIKIRSYIEKNIILCLKMIIKAADLSHNCVDWSEHYLWVKRLVNEFYYEGDEQLEKGYQINPLFDRNSHDNFIKIQRTFLKELVFPLIISLKTLDRTSIAQFMMDKVKRNYSKWKKIEKNPSKKKKYLNELISNIPDSWKKLYHPNLDIYQLQKCT from the exons atgataGATGATGGTAAAGAAAAgtataacaaaaatgaagcaattaaaaaggccttttctcttttttcgtttcccagtagtgaagaagaaaaggtcATTAATTTTTGGCCCCTTAAATTTAAGAACAAAGAGGAAGAGTTGACATATATTGTAAAACTATGTGATAATatagaaaagaagaaattcGTTTCGCTCATTTCGCATTTGAGCTCTCTCTTGCTTATGTACTCCATTTGCTTGGTCGTTGGGAAGATTAATG ATTTATTTGCTATCCTAAAATGGACTTTCGCCTTTTTACACATCTTCGCCGCAGTCAACGTGGTGCTGACCCTAATGCTGCACCACACACACTACGTGGAGAGGTTTAAAACCATCAGGGCGAAGATTTTCATTTCCTACACAATTTCT GTCCTCATCCTGTGGTGTTCGTGGCTTTTCATTCTATTCAACGACGTCAAGGACCACCTGCCAACGGTTGTGAATGTGAACAACTTCCTGTACGCAACCTACACCCACAACAAAATCAACATGGTGCTGTGCTTCTACGCGTACCTGCCAGTTTTGTATTTGATAACGATAATACCctgcag AATCTGCTACTCCTGCGTTTTCGACGTCCTGTTCTTCGTGATGAAGGTGGCGATTTATTCCGTGTACTACATCATAACGATGAAGAATTATGTCCTCACAGATAA CATCTTCATGATAGCCTCATCGCTGGTAGGGAGCATTTTCATATTCGTCATACGATACATCATTGAAATTCAAAGGAGACTTGCCTTTAACAATTGGAACAAGCAGACGAAGCAGATTATCAAACTGAAAATAAActtgaaggaggagaaagatCGATCGTCAGTGACCAACATCGAGGAAATCTATGACATAATCAACGAG TCCATCGGAAATTACTACGATTCAAATGCACCCTCGAAAGAAAAAGACCATGCCATCGTGaacaacttaaaaaaaattttaaatattctcAAGGAGGACAACTTATTTTCGCCAGATTTGAGGACGATAAACAAGAAG AATTACAACCACATCTATGGCTACATGAtggacataaaaaagaacaagCAGCGATCGGACGTTAAGGCTGAACCCAAGGAGCAGGACAACGAACATCACACGGAAGAGGGGGCTAACGAAGGTGTGGAAGACGGGAGGGAAGAGTCTGAAACAGAATCGTTGGTAGAGTCCATGTCCgatgtggggaaaaaacaggAGCCAGATTTGCTGTCAAAAAAGTcgctaaaaaaggaagagattAAACTGGACCAAGGCGACTTTGACATAAACGTG GGTTCAGGAGATGTAGCCGCGAGAATATGCAACACGAAATTTTTGAACAGAGACACACCGAATGGTGATATATTTACACAATTGGGGATGAGTTTACTGACCAAATGCTACACCGTGAATCGTAACGTGCCAAATGAAACCCTACGTTCACTTCTTTGTGAGATGAAAGAGGGATATAACAACGTTCCTTATCATAACTGTATTCACGCGGCCATG GTCGCAGAACAGTGTAACATCCTGGTGAACAACCTAGACACAGCGAATATTCTGCGGGATAACGAAATGGCTGCCTTCCTGTTGGCCGCCTTAGGGCACGACATTGGCCACTTTGGGAGAACAAACCTCTTTCTCAAAAATTcgagcaattttttaagcgtAATATATAACGATAAGTCCATTTTGGAGAATTACCACTGCTCCTATTTATTTCACATTCTGTTTaaggaacaaaataatattttcaaaaatgaaagcgcCAAAACGGTGCTCAACTTGCGGCAAGAAATTATACAAGTAATCCTCGCAACGGATATGAGCAAGCATATCAAAATCTTGGCTCAATTTCGCATTAAGTCCATTAAAATTAGGTCATATATAGAAAAGAATATTATCCTATGTTTGAAGATGATTATAAAGGCTGCTGATTTGTCTCACAATTGTGTTGACTGGAGTGAACATTATTTGTGGGTCAAACGATTGGTAAATGAATTTTACTACGAAGGAGATGAACAGCTGGAAAAGGGATATCAAATTAATCCTCTGTTTGACAGAAATTCACatgataattttataaaaattcaaaGGACTTTCTTAAAAGAATTAGTTTTCCCTTTGATTATTTCGCTGAAAACTTTGGACAGAACTTCCATCGCACAATTTATGATGGATAAGGTTAAACGCAATTATtccaagtggaaaaaaattgaaaaaaacccttccaaaaaaaagaaatacttAAACGAATTGATAAGTAACATTCCAGATTCGTGGAAAAAACTGTACCATCCCAATTTAGACATTTACCAGTTGCAGAAATGTACGTGA
- a CDS encoding hypothetical protein, conserved (encoded by transcript PVX_122895A), which translates to MAKRHKLKITILPIFFFVIFTGIHTVFTAFDRNDWLKFYTSCSGTGQVKWELLGVLTILNSLILLLNVNYKENINHLNNKKSETSDINDDLINVDMNEFSNNEKDESSDESEREKKYNKIKIRYLYSISNSRVCYYSMWILCYYLIYFLCFLSFLYGIRLFNNNLINIYAIRTCKIDNLANYILSENTFISLYWAIINFNVFMSKYTDSFYISNYIKLNLEFTTGKKKLFFFVNYAYQILLLSYTIYKNVSLYNKGLYNLNQIVCALIFLCLILYTILEITYVLEINKPCYYGVTKLSFNYIWAIIYLFVIFISSVIFYFSVFSYSIKDQFVNFQIMLWFFFISLTYIKRNQLFIKV; encoded by the exons ATGGCTAAGAGGCATAAATTGAAGATTACCATTTtgcctatatttttttttgtaatattcaCCGGGATTCACACCGTTTTTACCGCCTTTGACAGGAATGACT GGCTAAAGTTTTACACGAGCTGCTCCGGCACAGGGCAGGTAAAATGGGAGCTGCTGGGAGTCCTAACCATTTTGAACAGCCTGATTTTATTGCTAAATGTGAATTACAAGGAAAACATAAACCATTTGAATAACAAGAAGAGCGAAACGAGTGACATAAATGACGATTTGATAAACGTAGATATGAACGAGTTTAGCAACAATGAGAAGGACGAAAGCAGCGATGAAAgtgaaagagagaaaaaatacaacaaaataaaaataaggtaCCTATACAGCATTAGCAATTCCAGAGTGTGTTATTACAGCATGTGGATCCTATGCTACTACCTGatctattttttatgtttcctcAGTTTTTTATATGGCATTAGACTTTTCAAtaacaatttaattaatatatatgcaatcAGGACATGCAAAATTGACAATTTagcaaattatattttatccGAAAATACGTTCATAAGCCTTTACTGGGCAATTATTAACTTTAACGTTTTTATGAGCAAGTACACGGACTCGTTTTACATTTCAAATTATATCAAATTGAATTTAGAATTTACCAccgggaagaagaagcttttttttttcgtaaattaTGCTTATCAAATATTGCTACTAAGTTATAccatttacaaaaatgtgtctTTATATAATAAGGGTCTATACAATTTGAACCAAATTGTGTGTGCCCTCATCTTTCTCTGTCTAATCCTGTATACTATTTTAGAAATCACCTACGTGTTGGAAATAAATAAGCCCTGCTACTACGGCGTCACGAAGTTGTCCTTCAACTACATTTGGGCCATCATTTACCTATTTGTGATTTTCATTTCCTCcgtcattttttacttttccgtTTTTAGTTATTCCATCAAAGACCAGTTTGTGAATTTTCAAATCATGCTCtggttttttttcatttccctaacttacataaaaaggaaccaaTTGTTTATAAAGGTTTGA